From the genome of Nicotiana tabacum cultivar K326 chromosome 17, ASM71507v2, whole genome shotgun sequence:
AGAGTTAGaacatttatttttgtaaaatgtaaATTCAATTTTTATTGAGTTATTTATTTAAAAAGAATTTAGAGTTCAAATAATAATAGTTTCATATAAAACAAAAATGGGCTTTGGTTTGGTTGCCCGGCGGTAATTGCCGACCGGGGGAGGGGagaggtggggggggggggggggggtccatTTTAGACAAATAGATCGTTAGATTTGGGGTCAGAATTGAGATGCCTTTACCTAACGACACAACTTTTTCGTCGGTTTAACTTTAACGTAGTATTAATCCTTTTGCATTGTGTTTCTTGTCATTTATAACAATTCGAGAACCCAATGGCCAATAGTTCTTCTATTTGGCGTTCGTTGCTTAAAACGTAATTGGCAGCCGTTTGACTAAACTTTTCTTGCGTCTATTCATTCAACAGTTTTTGAGTTTCTTTACATAAAGTCATAGCATTTTCTCATACGCATTAATTATTATTTggtctatttaatttttttttatttataataactGTAAAATATTACCGTTAACAAACCAAATGATTCTTTACAACCTGTTGGAGCGATCACTACTATAACCACCTCCTATGAAGGTTGTTACAATCTCTGAATCTCCGAAATAACAAAAAACCACTATTTACAAATCCTTTGTATCACACTCCGACATTTCCTAACTCTCTTTATATTCCCTATCCATTCTATCCTTTCCTTAATCTCTCTTTGTATCTGCCCTATTACAAAATATGTAATTACATCTATGTTTCGAAATATTTTCTAGTTTCTTGCTTTCCTGGTATAGTATATAGTTGCTCCCACAATTGCAGCAGCTATCTCCTTATTGAATTGCTTCCATCTCCTTTTCTTAATCCATCGTAAGCTAGTTGTTGGATCTGCCTTTGCTAGTTGAATCCACGCCCATTTTGTTATAGCATTTCTTACCACTTTGATCCAACTACATGTGGTAAACAGGTGAAGCTGTGTTTCCTTAGTATCCTCTGTGCATAGGCTACATTTGTCATCATGAATAGGCATTTGTAGTCTCTGCAATCTTTCCTTTGTTAGCAGCCTCTCTTGATATGCCAACCATAAAATTACTCTTTGTTTAGGCAGCATAATAGTACTCCACACCAGATTTGCAACATTCATTTTTGTAGGACTCCCTAGCATAGTTAGATAGCTTTTGCTAACAGAGTATTCACCTTTAGTAGTCATGACATACTCTCCATTATGATACCATTGCTTCATCGTGTCTTTAAGGGCATTCATTTTTTCCTAGTACCGGCTACAATCCTGTGGTGAAGTGTGATTCCAGACATCTCCATTTGTCTTCATATACACTTCATTTACCCATTTCACCCATAACACATCTTTCTTCACAATCACTTGCTAAAACAGTTTGCCCACAGATACTATATTCCATTCTCTGTAGCTTTTAATATTTAGTCCTCCATATTTTTTAGGTACATACACTTTGTCCCACGCAACTAATGCCATTTTCCTTTTCTCCTCATTGCCCCCCCAGGTAATCTCTGCATTTCCTGTCTATCTCTTTCAATACACTTTGAGGTAAGATGGAGACTGCACCCCAGAAATTATATATAGAGAACAATATTGCATTGATCACTTGTAATCTACCAGCATAGGAAAAGTTCTTTGCATAGGCTTGCTTTATTTTTGCTGTTATCTTTTCCACCAATTGAAAGCACTCTATTTTATTCCACTTCATAGATGAAAGGGGCAATCCTAAGTACCTGATAGGCAGTGTCTCTTTAGAGAATCCTGTATATTGCAAGATCCTAGCCTGTTCATCCTCTTCCATACTAGCTAGAAAGATGTTTGACTTCTCTAAGTTTTCCACCAAACATGTCACAGCACTAAAGTCATTTAATGCTTCCATCACTCTGGTTATAGATGCTAAATTTCCTTTGCAAAAGACCATAGAGTCATCTGCAAAAATCAGGTGTGTTAACTTGGTAGCCTTGCACAGAGGGTGATGTCTGAAGTCTGGCAGATCACTCATTCTTTTCAGCACTCGAGTGAGATATTCCATAACCAATACAAACAAAAGTGGTGATAGAGGATCGCCTTACCTCAACCCTCTTCTCCATTCAAAGAAGCCAAATCCTTCCCCATTAACCTTCACTGTGAATTTTGTAGAGGTTACACAAATCATGATCAACTGAGTCACTGATCTAGGGAATCCAAATCCATTTAAAGCTTCTTCAATGAAATCCCAAATCACCATATCATATGCTttcctcaagtcaatcttcataAGACACCTAGATGATGTCTTTCTATTGTAGTGTCTTAAGAGGTCATGACATATAAGCACATTGTGAATGAGTGATCTACCCTCAACAAATGCTACCTGATTCTTATCCACAATCAGTGGAAGTATGTCCTTAAGTCTTGCACATATCATTTTGGATATACATTTGTAAAGGACATTGCAACAGGATGTGGGTCTAAATTGGCTTGCATTCTGTGGAATCTCCACCTTAGGTATCAGTGTGATTACAGTTGAATTGATATGTATTAGCAGCCTATCATTCTCAAAAATTTTTAGTACAACTCATATTATCTCCTCTCCTACCACATTCCGAGCATCTTGGAAGAATCCACTTCCAAAGCCATCTGGCCCCGAACTCTTATCTCTATCAATACCAAACATTGCCTCATTTACATCCTTGGTTGTATAAGGTCTTAATAATTTTAACTGATCCTCTATAGATAAAATATTTCCATTCTTTAGAAAACTTCCAAATGCAttagttctttccttttcttttttcccagTAGGTCTTTGTAGAAGTCCACTAGTATCTGAGCAATATCTTTATGGTCTGACTGTAGCCTGCCATATTTATCCCTCAACTAGGTAATAGCTTGTTGCAGCTTCCTATGTTTAATTATAGAGAAGAAATACCTTGTGTTATCATCTCCCAATTTTATCCATGTGGCATTACTCCTTTGTTGCAGGAAGAGTTCAGCCAAGTAAGATGATCTTCTGAATTTCTGATGTGCCTCTTTTTCCTCCTACTGTAGTTGTTTGTTATATTGATCCCTCTGTAGTGTCTGCTGAACTTGCATCAGAACTTGTCTATCATCTTCCACTTCAGTAAGTATATTTCTGAAATATTGACCATTCATCTTCCTCAGATCACTCTTCAACAGTTTCATCTTCCTCACTTCCCTCATCATTTGACATCCTTCTATGCTCAAGTTCTATCCAGCTTTTACCCTTTCCAGAAATAAAGGGTGACTAGACCACACATTACAATATTTGaattgtttccttcctttatttgGGGAGTTCAGCATAGATAGCTTCATTGGACTATGATCATTGATCATCTCAGGCAGGAAAGTAGTACTAAAGTCAGGCATACTATCCAGCCATTCTGAGTTCACAAATACCCAGTcgatttttgaaaaaattatgCTTCCACCATGTTTATCATTCCATGTATACCTGCTTCTCTGTTTTGGAAATTCAAGAAGTCCGCAATTCTCCACACATTCATGAAATTCCTTAACTTCAGCCATACTAACTGGATTGCCCCCAATTCGATTATCCATGTGCAATACAACATTAAAGTCTCCCATTATAATCCATGGTTGACTAACATTTACACCCACTGCTTCTAAATAATTCCACAAAGGTCTTCTTTCCTCTTTGGTGTTGAAAAC
Proteins encoded in this window:
- the LOC142172176 gene encoding uncharacterized protein LOC142172176; translation: MDNILWWNVRGLNAPNKQKEVKLLYSREGIGLAGLVETKIKGSKIEQVANKLFEGWGSMTNLDYHPNERIWLVWRTDYSQIRMVSGMAQAITYEVVYRSLQKIMMLTVVYVFNTKEERRPLWNYLEAVGVNVSQPWIIMGDFNVVLHMDNRIGGNPVSMAEVKEFHECVENCGLLEFPKQRSRYTWNDKHGGSIIFSKIDWVFVNSEWLDSMPDFSTTFLPEMINDHSPMKLSMLNSPNKGRKQFKYCNVWSSHPLFLERVKAG